Sequence from the Pedobacter sp. D749 genome:
AAACGTTCTGACTTGCCTGCTTTTGAGTATAACTTTTGGATCTGCTTGTTCATATTAATTTTTATCTTAAAAGATCAAACGTTTGTCTGCCCCTTTAATTGAATTTTATGTAAATACTTGCAATAAATGTAAATAACCTTTGTTAGAAATTGGGCATAACTCTCTATATTTACTGCTCCGTACATTAAAATCCATATAAAAAAAATGGCTAGATTAAATCTACTGGAGGAGACACGTTTCGAGAAATTACTTGTAAGCGTGTTCGAAAATCCAAAAATTGCTTCAATTAATGTAGCACATCGCATTGCCGAGCTCATTAAATCAAAACAAGCAAGCAACACACCTGCAGTACTGGGCTTAGCAACAGGTGTTACCCCAATTGCAGTTTATGCCGAACTGGTTAGACTGCACAAAGAAGAGGGCTTAAGTTTTAAAAACGTAATTACTTTTAACCTGGATGAATACTATCCAATGGCGCCAACTGCAGCGCAGAGTTATGTAACGTTTATGAACGAAAACCTCTTCAATCATATCGACATCGACAAAAAAAATGTTCACATCCCTGATGGTACGCTTGCACTGGAAGATATTCCTGCTTTCTGTCTGGAATACGAAAAGAAAATCGGCGATCTTGGCGGTCTTGACATCCAGATTTTAGGAATTGGCCGTACAGGTCACATCGGATTTAACGAGCCGGGTTCTGCGCCAAATTCTGGCACACGTTTAGTCACCTTAGATGATTTAACACGCCGTGATGCTGCACGCGATTTTGGTGGAAAAACCTTTGTACCAACAAAAGCCATTACCATGGGTATTGGTACAATTTTCAAAGCAAGAGAAATTATATTAATGGCCTGGAGCCGTAAAAAAGCTTCAATCATCAAAAAAGCCGTTGAAGGCGAAATTTCAGGTGAGGTTCCGGCAACATACCTTCAACTTTCTGAACATGTAGAGTTTATCCTCGATGCGCCTGCAGCTTCAGAATTAACCCGTTTTGATACGCCATGGCTGGTTAAAGACTGCGTTTGGACTGATGCATTGATCCGCAAGGCAGTGATCTGGCTGGCCAACACATTAAAAAAACCGATCTTAAAGTTAACGGAAGACGATTACAATAATAACGGTATGGCGCAACTGGCTACTGAAAAAGGACCAGTTTATAACATCAACATCCATATCTTTAATAAATTACAACACACCATAACTGGCTGGCCGGGTGGTAAACCCAATGCTGACGATTCTCAGCGTCCGGAAAGAGCCGAACCAGCTAAGAAAAGCGTGATTATTTTTTCTCCTCACCCGGATGATGATGTGATCTCGATGGGCGGTACTTTTCTACGTCTGGTTGATCAGGGGCACGATGTACATGTAGCTTACCAAACTTCGGGTAATACGGCAGTATGGGATGATGACGCACTTCGTTTTGTGGAGTTTAATGTGGATTTCACAGAGAAAATGGGCATGGACAATACGCACTTAAAGGAACTTTATCACAAGATGCGGGCCTTTATTGAGCAGAAAAAACCAAATCAGATTGATACTCCCGAGATCCAAACGGTTAAAGGACTCATTAGAAAAGGCGAAGCTATTGCCGGTGCAAGATATTGCGGTTTAGAAGATGACCATATTCATTTCCAGGCGCTTCCTTTCTATGAAAGCGGAAAAGTTCAGAAAAATCCGGTAACTGATACCGATATTGAACTTACAATAGCCTTATTGCAACAAGTTAAACCTCAACAGGTGTATGCTGCCGGCGATTTTGAAGACCCTCATGGAACGCACATTGTTTGTTTCAAAATTATTTTAGCAGCATTAAACCGATTACGTAAAACTGAAGCCTGGGCGCAAAATTGCTGGTTATGGATGTACCGTGGCGCATGGCATGAATTTGAAACTTATGAAATCGAAATGGCGGTTCCAATTTCTCCACAAGAGCTTGAACGCAAGAAATATGCGATTTTCAAACACCAGAGTCAGAAAGACAGGGCAGTTTTCCCTGGTGATGACTCAAGAGAGTTCTGGCAACGGGCAGAGGATCGTAACCGTGAAACGGCAAAGGCTTATGACGAACTCGGACTTGCAGAATACGAAGCTATGGAAGCTTTTGTTCGCTGGAAATTTGAAGACTAGTTTAAAATAACACCAATCCTGCTTTGTTCGCTCAAAGCAGGATTTTTTTTACCCAACCTGCGAAGTCTCAAAGGGCAAGAGCGCAGAAAGACTTCGTAGGTTTAATGAAAAACTTACGAAACTACTCTACCACACTATCTTAGATAAACTGCGTAAGTATTACTCGCTTTGTTTTATTCTAATTTTTTTATATATTCAATCCAATTAGTCTTCCCTAATTAATTATTCAATCAATTAGAATATGAAAATAGAGGAAGGCGGCTGTTACCACATTTACAACAGGGGAAACAATAAGGGTAAAATCTTTTTTGAAAAAGGAAATTACGTTTTCTTTTTAAAGCAATTTAAAAATTATGTCTTACCCTCGGTTGATGTATTTGCTTATTGTTTAATGCCAAACCATTTTCACTTTTTTATCAGGATAAATGATGGGGTGAATTATGAAAAGGGAATTAAAAACATGCTTATTTCTTATACTAAGGCAATAAACCAAAGCTATAACAGGGTTGGAAGTTTATGGCAAGGACGGTATAAATCGAAAAAAGTTGATTCTGAAGCTTATTATACCCGGATCATTATTTACATACACCAAAACCCATTAGCTTCAGGATTGGTAAAAAAAATGGAAGATTACAATTATTCTTCTTTCAGTTCATATTTATCAGACGATCTAAGTTCAATCTGTAAATCCGAAGTTTTAGAATGGTTTGGTGGCTTTGCAGGCTTTATAACTGATCATAAGTTTAAATGAGTTTCGCGTTGGCCCAAATTCCGAAGTCTTAATGGGCCGAGCGCAGAAAGACTTCGGAAGTTTTTCCAGACATTCCATAGACTTACGAAGTTAGCCTTTCACGGCTGTCCACCTAAACTTCGCAAGTAATTTCTCATTGTAATTACCAAAATATCTTTTTTTGGAAAGCAGTGTCTGCAGTTCTTCGGTCACTATAGTCCTGCCCTTTGCTTAATCCCGATAAAAAACGATAAAACAAATTAATCTTAAATCGGGATAACGCTGCCGGTCAGGTTTATTGAACATAAGTCTTTGCCGTTATGATCCCGACTTTTTTCAGTGAAACAGTCTGACCTAATCAAACTTCTCCGTGTTTCCGAGCCTCCGTGGCAAAAAATAAATATTTATCCAGCTGTCATGCTGAGCGCAGCGAAGCATCTATTCAACACAGGGGCTCTAACTACATAAAACACACCTAACAAAAGATCCTTCACTTCGTTCAGGATGACAGATCTGATCCCGCCAAGTCTTATTTATTTCTCATTCTAAAAACAATACTCTAAATTAGTTTGCTGAACCCAAATAAGCGAATCATGACCGAACCTAAACAACGATTGCTATCGCTGGATTTTTTTAGAGGATTAACCGTCGCCGCGATGATCTTAGTGAATAATCCGGGCAGTTGGGGCCATATTTATGCGCCTTTAGAGCATGCAGAATGGAACGGATGTACGCCTACTGATTTGATTTTCCCATTCTTTTTATGGATTGTTGGCGTTTCTATTGCCTTTGCCATGAGCAGTAGCAAAGCAGATCCATCTACACATCAAAAAACAATGATTAAAGCCATTAAACGTGGTATTATACTTTATTTACTTGGTTTTTTCCTCGCTATCTTCGGAAAGATTATCAGTGCAATTATGGATAACAGATCCATCTGGGAGGCCTTTCAAACCGTTAGATTGTTGGGCGTTTTGCAAAGGATAGGCATTGTTTTCATCATTAGCAGCATCATTTTTATTAAGGTTTCCAACAAAACCATATTTAAAACATTAATTGTAATACTGGCCGTTTACTGGGCACTAATGACCTTTATACCAGTTCCTGGAGTTGGGTACCCTAACCTGGAAAAAGAAACCAACTTAGCAGCCTGGATAGATCGCGGAATTTTAACAGAGGCACATACCTGGGCTTCATCAAAAACCTGGGACCCGGAGGGAATTTTAAGCACGTTACCAGCGATAGGGACCTGTTTATTTGGTATTCTCGTTGGGGTTTGGATGCGCAGAAAAGATGTAGACAATCCAACTAAAGTGGCCTGGTTATTTACCACGGGGATTGCGGCAGTTGTTTTAGGTTTACTTTGGGACCTGCAGTTCCCGATTAACAAAGCGTTATGGACAAGCTCTTATGTGTTATATGCCGGTGGCCTGGCTTCCATCGGGTTGGCACTCTGTTACTGGATCATTGATGTACAGGGCTACAAAAAATTTACCACTCCCTTTGTTGTGTATGGTGTGAATGCCATTACCGTTTTCTTTCTGGCTGGATTAATGCCAAGAGTATTAAACCTGATCCAGATTACCGATGCAGATGGTACTGAAACAGGATTATTGGTTCGGTTCTACGAAACCTGTTATACGCCATTTTTTAGCCCAATAAATGCTTCTTTGGTTTGGGCTATAACCTATGTATTGGGTTTTTATGTATTATTATATTTTATGTACAAAAAAAACATTATTATTAAGGTTTAGTAAAAAAATGCTATAATTGATTATCCCTCTCTTTAATTGAAAAAGAAAACTACCATATATGATATCGCCAAGGCGCTCAATATTACAGTATCAACTGTTTCCAGGGCGCTTAGTGGCTTTCCGGCAATAAGTGATACCACCAGAAAGGCTGTTGTTGAAATGGCTAAAAAATTAAACTATAGCCCAAATAAACTCGCATCAGCACTAAAATCCGGTAAAACCCATATCATTGGTGTAATTGTGCCAAGCGTACAGGCGCATTTCTTTGCATCTATTATCCATTGCATAGAGGATGGCCTGAAAGACAGCGGCTACCGCGTAATTATCTATCAATCTAATGAATCTGTTGAGAATGAAATTAATGGCGTAAGAACATTATTAGAAGCACAAGTAGATGGCATTATGGCTTCAATGTCTTTAGAAACGGAAGACATTTCGCACTTTGGTGAAATTATTAAGCAGAATAAGCCCCTTATATTATTTGACCGTGTAAATATAGATTTAAAAGTTCCGACCATCACACTTGACGATTTTAAGGCAGGCTATATTGCTACAAAACACTTAATCGATCAGGGTTATCAAAAAATTGCATTTATAACCACTGTTCACCAGATTAAAATATTTAACGATCGGCTGGAAGGCTACAAAGCAGCCTTATCAGACCATAACCTTCCGCTAATAGAAGACCATATTATTTTTGGTGGTTTATCCATCAAAGACGGGCGATTTGGTGCAGGTAAATTAATGCGCAGCCGCAATAAACCCGATGCTATTATTGCTGGTGATGATTTTACGGCGCTGGGGGTAATTAAAAAATTAAAAGAGATCGACGAAACACCACCTCAGGTGGGTGTAATTGGTTTTGCCAATGAAGCATTTTCCGCATACATCACCCCTAACCTATCAACAATTGACCAGCATGCCTCGCAAATGGGCCAGGAGTGTGCTAAAATGTTTCTGAAAATGATAAACCAGGAGAACCCATATACCAATATGGAGCATATTGTGCTTGATCCTGGTGTTGTAGAAAGAGAATCGACCAACAAGAAGATTTAAACATATTATTCCTTTGCTAAAGGAATTTCAACGCCAACAGGTCCGCTGGGCTCACTTTCATTTTTTAATCGATCTAATGCCGTTACGAGATAGCTGTACCGTTTTCCACTTTCTACACTGGTATCAATGAATGAAAGATAATCTTCAAAGCTTATTTTAACAATGTTTTTAGGGTCAAGTATCGAAATTTTCTCTCCTTCATTAAATCGGTAAATTACAAATCCCGAAGCCGTTTCCCCATCTTTAGCCTTTAACGGAAGCTGCCATTTTAAATGCACACCATCTTTTAGTGCATCAGCTGTTAATGCCTGAGGCTCGTTTGGCGGCACCTCATCCAGCCACGGCATTTGCGGTGGCAGAGCAGGGTATTTATAAAGATCATTCTTTAGCGAATCGCCAACTGCCTTTGCAACCGTACTTAATGATTTAGAACTAAAAAATACACTCCCCTGAATTCGGTTATTATCTCTCAGGTACCTGATCTGTCTGGGTATTTCGCTCAGGTTTTTCCAGGCGGCTTCAGCCCGCGAATTTACCAGGTAAGCACCCTGCCCAATGTAAACATGCCTGCCAAAGTTATTATTGCTCCACCAATCAACTAAAACCCCATAAGGTGCAACTCTTCTGGTAAACGTAAAATAAATTTGAGGATTAATGTAATCTACCCAGCCTTCTCTAACCCATTTACGGCTATCGGCAAAAAGCTCGGCGTAATTAGATAAACCACTGGTAGCAGAACCTTCGGGATCTTCGTATTTATTTTTCCAGATCCCAAACGGGCTGACCCCAAATTTCACCCATTTTTTATAATGGTGAATACTATCATCCAGTTGTTTAATCAACATATCGACGTTATTACGCCTCCAATCTTTTATATCGGAAAAATTA
This genomic interval carries:
- the nagB gene encoding glucosamine-6-phosphate deaminase, yielding MARLNLLEETRFEKLLVSVFENPKIASINVAHRIAELIKSKQASNTPAVLGLATGVTPIAVYAELVRLHKEEGLSFKNVITFNLDEYYPMAPTAAQSYVTFMNENLFNHIDIDKKNVHIPDGTLALEDIPAFCLEYEKKIGDLGGLDIQILGIGRTGHIGFNEPGSAPNSGTRLVTLDDLTRRDAARDFGGKTFVPTKAITMGIGTIFKAREIILMAWSRKKASIIKKAVEGEISGEVPATYLQLSEHVEFILDAPAASELTRFDTPWLVKDCVWTDALIRKAVIWLANTLKKPILKLTEDDYNNNGMAQLATEKGPVYNINIHIFNKLQHTITGWPGGKPNADDSQRPERAEPAKKSVIIFSPHPDDDVISMGGTFLRLVDQGHDVHVAYQTSGNTAVWDDDALRFVEFNVDFTEKMGMDNTHLKELYHKMRAFIEQKKPNQIDTPEIQTVKGLIRKGEAIAGARYCGLEDDHIHFQALPFYESGKVQKNPVTDTDIELTIALLQQVKPQQVYAAGDFEDPHGTHIVCFKIILAALNRLRKTEAWAQNCWLWMYRGAWHEFETYEIEMAVPISPQELERKKYAIFKHQSQKDRAVFPGDDSREFWQRAEDRNRETAKAYDELGLAEYEAMEAFVRWKFED
- a CDS encoding transposase; translated protein: MKIEEGGCYHIYNRGNNKGKIFFEKGNYVFFLKQFKNYVLPSVDVFAYCLMPNHFHFFIRINDGVNYEKGIKNMLISYTKAINQSYNRVGSLWQGRYKSKKVDSEAYYTRIIIYIHQNPLASGLVKKMEDYNYSSFSSYLSDDLSSICKSEVLEWFGGFAGFITDHKFK
- a CDS encoding acyltransferase family protein encodes the protein MTEPKQRLLSLDFFRGLTVAAMILVNNPGSWGHIYAPLEHAEWNGCTPTDLIFPFFLWIVGVSIAFAMSSSKADPSTHQKTMIKAIKRGIILYLLGFFLAIFGKIISAIMDNRSIWEAFQTVRLLGVLQRIGIVFIISSIIFIKVSNKTIFKTLIVILAVYWALMTFIPVPGVGYPNLEKETNLAAWIDRGILTEAHTWASSKTWDPEGILSTLPAIGTCLFGILVGVWMRRKDVDNPTKVAWLFTTGIAAVVLGLLWDLQFPINKALWTSSYVLYAGGLASIGLALCYWIIDVQGYKKFTTPFVVYGVNAITVFFLAGLMPRVLNLIQITDADGTETGLLVRFYETCYTPFFSPINASLVWAITYVLGFYVLLYFMYKKNIIIKV
- a CDS encoding LacI family DNA-binding transcriptional regulator, which translates into the protein MKKKTTIYDIAKALNITVSTVSRALSGFPAISDTTRKAVVEMAKKLNYSPNKLASALKSGKTHIIGVIVPSVQAHFFASIIHCIEDGLKDSGYRVIIYQSNESVENEINGVRTLLEAQVDGIMASMSLETEDISHFGEIIKQNKPLILFDRVNIDLKVPTITLDDFKAGYIATKHLIDQGYQKIAFITTVHQIKIFNDRLEGYKAALSDHNLPLIEDHIIFGGLSIKDGRFGAGKLMRSRNKPDAIIAGDDFTALGVIKKLKEIDETPPQVGVIGFANEAFSAYITPNLSTIDQHASQMGQECAKMFLKMINQENPYTNMEHIVLDPGVVERESTNKKI
- a CDS encoding glycoside hydrolase family 10 protein; the protein is MLKNFLYALLSLTVLPYILNAQPLAKIAPKREFRGVWVATVTNIDWPSRPGLSVDQQKQELIGILERHKSQGMNAIILQVRPAADAFYAKSREPWSQWLMGKQGLAPAPGYDPLAFAIKEAHFRGMELHAWFNPYRASMSSSTVLSENHAYRKHPDWFFTYGGKKQFDPGIPDVREYIVQVILDVVKGYDVDGIHFDDYFYPYKLEGQTINDSNTFYKYPNNFSDIKDWRRNNVDMLIKQLDDSIHHYKKWVKFGVSPFGIWKNKYEDPEGSATSGLSNYAELFADSRKWVREGWVDYINPQIYFTFTRRVAPYGVLVDWWSNNNFGRHVYIGQGAYLVNSRAEAAWKNLSEIPRQIRYLRDNNRIQGSVFFSSKSLSTVAKAVGDSLKNDLYKYPALPPQMPWLDEVPPNEPQALTADALKDGVHLKWQLPLKAKDGETASGFVIYRFNEGEKISILDPKNIVKISFEDYLSFIDTSVESGKRYSYLVTALDRLKNESEPSGPVGVEIPLAKE